One Lysinibacillus fusiformis genomic window carries:
- the mbcS gene encoding acyl-CoA synthetase MbcS: MVTNDLIAPELYNITEELEKFSLDSDRQAIRWLDAQQQRRGISYAELIQKMNQYANAFTNKGLQKGDRVLVIIPRLPEAYFVFLGCLKAGIVPISCSEMLRASDLEYRMEHSSAKAVIAYEAFTCEVDRITSTVDALNTKLVIGNANTNWTSLDELASTQPVTFTAVATKRDDMAFLSYTSGTTGKPKGVVHSHGWGYAHIRTAASKWLCVREGDLVWATAAPGWQKWIWSPFLSTIMLGATAFVYHGGFDPKTYLQLIQDEQVNVLCCTPTEYRIIAKIDSLKDYNLSALRSAVSAGEPLNRPVIETFMQNFGLKVRDGYGQTENTLLIGTLENTELRPGSMGVPTPGNIVRIIDQEGNEAPVGEVGDIAVHKSSPALFKEYYREPERTHAAFRGDWYITGDQAKCDVDGYFWFEGRGDDIIISSGYTIGPFEVEDALNKHEAVQECAVVAAPDEIRGHIVKAFVILREGFRNRDEDELTKELQEHVKTLTAPYKYPRSIVFLDELPKTTSGKIRRVELRATTV; this comes from the coding sequence ATGGTAACAAATGATTTAATCGCACCAGAACTTTATAACATCACAGAGGAATTAGAAAAATTTTCCTTAGATAGTGACCGCCAAGCAATACGCTGGCTAGATGCACAACAACAACGTCGGGGAATTTCTTATGCTGAGCTTATTCAGAAAATGAATCAATACGCAAATGCCTTCACAAATAAGGGGCTTCAAAAAGGCGACCGCGTATTAGTCATCATTCCACGCCTACCAGAAGCATACTTCGTGTTCCTAGGCTGTTTAAAGGCGGGAATCGTTCCTATCTCGTGTTCGGAGATGTTACGTGCAAGTGATCTAGAATATCGTATGGAGCACTCTTCTGCAAAGGCAGTTATTGCATATGAAGCATTTACTTGTGAGGTAGACCGTATTACTTCAACAGTTGATGCATTGAATACAAAGTTAGTCATTGGCAACGCGAATACTAATTGGACTTCTTTAGATGAACTTGCAAGTACACAACCTGTTACTTTTACAGCAGTTGCTACAAAACGTGACGACATGGCATTTCTTTCTTATACTTCGGGTACAACGGGTAAGCCTAAGGGTGTCGTTCACTCACACGGCTGGGGGTATGCACATATTCGAACAGCAGCTTCTAAATGGCTTTGTGTACGTGAAGGTGACTTAGTTTGGGCAACAGCGGCACCTGGCTGGCAGAAGTGGATTTGGAGCCCATTCTTATCAACAATTATGCTTGGAGCAACGGCATTCGTATATCACGGCGGTTTTGATCCAAAAACGTATCTTCAGCTCATTCAAGATGAGCAGGTAAATGTCCTTTGTTGCACACCAACCGAATATCGTATTATTGCGAAGATTGATAGTTTGAAAGATTATAATCTATCAGCTCTACGAAGTGCTGTTTCAGCTGGGGAACCTTTGAATCGCCCTGTAATTGAAACATTTATGCAAAACTTTGGCCTTAAAGTGCGTGATGGCTATGGACAAACAGAAAACACGCTACTAATAGGGACACTTGAAAATACCGAATTACGCCCTGGTTCTATGGGTGTTCCGACACCTGGTAATATCGTCCGCATTATTGACCAAGAAGGTAATGAGGCGCCAGTAGGAGAAGTTGGAGATATTGCTGTACACAAATCATCTCCTGCATTATTTAAAGAGTATTATCGTGAGCCTGAGCGCACACATGCTGCCTTCCGGGGTGATTGGTACATTACAGGTGACCAAGCTAAATGCGACGTGGACGGCTACTTCTGGTTTGAAGGTCGCGGTGATGATATTATTATTTCTTCAGGTTATACGATTGGGCCGTTTGAAGTAGAAGATGCTTTAAACAAACATGAAGCTGTACAAGAATGTGCTGTTGTTGCAGCACCAGATGAAATTAGGGGTCATATTGTTAAAGCGTTTGTAATCTTACGTGAAGGGTTCCGAAATCGTGATGAAGATGAGCTAACAAAAGAGTTACAGGAGCACGTTAAAACGCTAACAGCGCCTTATAAATATCCTCGTAGTATTGTCTTTTTAGATGAGCTTCCAAAAACAACATCCGGTAAAATTAGACGGGTTGAGCTACGAGCAACAACTGTTTAA
- the rocF gene encoding arginase, with amino-acid sequence MNKHSISIIGVPTDYGQTRRGVDMGPSAIRYAGIVDRLEAIGHEVQDQGDIRVNHKQEISIIDKQLLNLEEVVDISTTLASRVHEAVEQKKFPLVFGGDHSIAIGTLAGLGEHYKNLGVIWFDAHADLNTPDTTPSGNIHGMPLAVSIGLGHERLVQIRNYAPKIKPENVIIIGARSVDPGERELIRQQGIKVYSMHEVDRLGMTRVMEDALSYLKERKVDGLHLSLDLDGLDPLYTPGVGTPVPGGMTYRESHLAMEMLQESGMLTSAEFVEVNPILDEKNKTADVAVALMGSLFGETLV; translated from the coding sequence TTGAATAAACATAGTATTTCAATCATTGGAGTGCCGACAGATTACGGACAAACACGCAGAGGCGTAGATATGGGGCCAAGTGCCATTCGTTATGCAGGTATTGTTGATCGTTTAGAAGCGATTGGTCATGAGGTACAGGATCAGGGAGATATCCGTGTTAATCATAAGCAAGAAATTTCAATTATTGATAAACAACTGTTAAATTTAGAAGAAGTTGTCGATATAAGTACTACTTTGGCAAGCAGAGTGCATGAAGCGGTTGAGCAGAAGAAATTTCCACTTGTATTTGGTGGAGATCATAGCATTGCAATCGGCACGCTAGCTGGACTTGGTGAACATTATAAAAATTTAGGTGTTATCTGGTTTGATGCACATGCAGATTTAAACACGCCAGATACAACACCATCGGGGAATATTCATGGGATGCCGCTAGCTGTTAGTATTGGACTAGGGCATGAACGACTTGTACAAATTCGTAATTATGCACCGAAAATTAAACCTGAAAATGTCATTATTATCGGAGCTCGTTCAGTAGATCCTGGAGAACGTGAACTGATTCGTCAACAAGGTATAAAAGTCTATTCAATGCACGAGGTAGATCGACTAGGTATGACTCGTGTTATGGAAGATGCTCTTTCCTATTTAAAAGAACGCAAGGTGGATGGTTTGCACTTATCGCTTGATTTAGATGGCCTAGATCCGCTGTATACACCTGGGGTGGGAACGCCAGTACCTGGTGGAATGACATACCGTGAAAGTCATTTAGCGATGGAAATGTTACAGGAATCAGGTATGCTTACATCCGCTGAATTTGTAGAGGTTAACCCGATATTAGATGAAAAGAACAAAACAGCAGATGTTGCAGTGGCATTAATGGGCTCATTATTTGGAGAGACCCTCGTATAA
- the sigW gene encoding RNA polymerase sigma factor SigW encodes MDALVNKRIKQVLKGDQNAFADIVSLYQHKLYQVCYRMLGNKQESEDIAQEAFVRAYMNLHTFDQKRKFSTWLYRIATNLCIDRIRKKKPDYYLDAEVAGTEGLDMYSQIAADDQLPEEQLEQMELQDRIQYEIGRLPDKYRSVIVLKYIEELSLQEISEILDMPLGTVKTRIHRGREALRKQLNNL; translated from the coding sequence ATGGATGCGTTAGTAAATAAGAGAATAAAACAAGTGCTTAAAGGCGATCAAAACGCATTTGCCGATATTGTGAGTCTCTATCAGCACAAACTGTACCAAGTATGCTACCGGATGTTAGGCAATAAACAAGAATCAGAGGACATCGCACAAGAAGCGTTTGTACGTGCCTACATGAATCTGCATACATTTGATCAAAAGAGAAAATTTTCGACATGGCTTTATCGCATAGCAACAAATCTCTGCATAGATCGTATTCGAAAAAAGAAGCCGGATTACTATTTAGATGCGGAAGTGGCTGGTACTGAAGGGCTTGATATGTATTCTCAAATTGCTGCAGACGACCAGTTACCAGAGGAACAGCTAGAGCAGATGGAGTTACAAGATCGCATTCAATATGAGATTGGACGTTTACCGGATAAATATCGTTCAGTTATAGTATTGAAATATATTGAAGAATTATCGTTACAGGAAATTAGTGAAATTTTGGATATGCCTCTTGGAACGGTGAAAACGAGAATTCACCGAGGACGTGAAGCATTACGAAAGCAATTAAACAATCTGTAG
- a CDS encoding anti-sigma factor family protein — protein MNICPEHIIDYMHDYLDGDISREHEQELKQHLHSCGDCKQLMQELSETIAFVKSASHITAPPHFEAAVMARLPKPKSRVGMQKWIRRHPLFVAAAVFCLFMSATLLGSFMDDQHFSVTKQPNLVVEGQTVIVPKGEVVKGDIVVKNGDLIVEGQVDGNVTVINGQYMASSAVVTGQIEEIDQAFEWLWYTIKNSFKDAMAFEDKETK, from the coding sequence ATGAATATTTGTCCAGAGCATATTATAGACTATATGCATGATTATTTAGACGGTGACATTAGTCGTGAGCATGAGCAAGAGTTGAAGCAGCATTTGCATTCATGCGGTGATTGCAAGCAGCTGATGCAGGAATTGAGTGAAACGATCGCCTTTGTGAAGAGTGCTTCCCATATTACAGCACCTCCGCATTTTGAAGCTGCAGTGATGGCTCGTTTACCCAAACCTAAAAGTCGTGTGGGCATGCAAAAATGGATTCGTCGTCACCCATTATTTGTGGCGGCAGCGGTTTTTTGCCTATTTATGAGTGCTACTTTACTTGGAAGTTTCATGGATGACCAACATTTTTCTGTCACAAAACAGCCGAATCTAGTTGTTGAAGGGCAAACGGTCATCGTACCAAAAGGTGAAGTTGTCAAAGGGGATATCGTTGTAAAAAATGGTGATCTAATTGTTGAGGGGCAAGTAGATGGCAATGTTACTGTTATTAATGGGCAGTACATGGCGTCCTCGGCAGTTGTGACAGGTCAAATTGAAGAAATTGACCAAGCATTTGAATGGCTGTGGTATACTATTAAAAATTCATTCAAAGATGCCATGGCATTTGAAGATAAAGAAACTAAATAA
- the cdaA gene encoding diadenylate cyclase CdaA, which produces MQIIEQFTDLTPVNIVINFIDVLLVWYVVYKILTLIKGTKAVQLLKGIFVIIIARIATDFLGLETLGWMLKQVIEFGFLAIIIIFQPEIRRGLEQIGRGKLFQRSTSQVEEEQTRLIEAMKKSVSYMAKRRIGALISIEKETGLNEYIETGIGLNAEISSELLINIFIPNTPLHDGAVIMQKDKVTAAACYLPLSESPFISKELGTRHRAALGLSEVTDAITIVVSEETGAISITLNGNLHRNLSLEEFETLLRRMWFGSVQESNTASKLTWRGKKNG; this is translated from the coding sequence GTGCAAATTATCGAACAATTCACGGATTTGACGCCAGTGAACATTGTTATTAACTTCATAGATGTACTGCTCGTTTGGTACGTTGTTTATAAAATCTTAACCCTCATTAAAGGTACGAAGGCTGTCCAATTATTAAAAGGAATTTTCGTCATTATTATTGCGCGCATCGCAACAGACTTTTTAGGGTTAGAAACATTAGGTTGGATGCTAAAACAGGTGATCGAGTTCGGTTTCTTGGCGATTATTATCATCTTCCAACCTGAAATTCGACGTGGACTTGAACAGATTGGACGAGGAAAGCTATTCCAACGTTCAACGAGCCAAGTAGAAGAAGAGCAGACAAGACTTATTGAGGCTATGAAGAAATCCGTTAGTTATATGGCAAAACGTCGTATTGGGGCGTTGATTTCTATTGAAAAAGAAACAGGTCTGAATGAATATATTGAAACGGGAATAGGCTTAAATGCTGAAATTTCATCTGAACTACTCATCAATATTTTTATACCGAATACACCACTTCACGATGGAGCGGTAATTATGCAAAAGGATAAGGTAACGGCAGCGGCATGTTATTTACCTCTTTCTGAAAGCCCATTTATTTCAAAAGAACTTGGAACACGACACCGTGCGGCACTTGGCTTAAGTGAAGTGACAGATGCCATTACGATTGTCGTATCGGAAGAAACAGGAGCCATTAGTATTACATTAAACGGTAACCTACATCGCAATCTTTCTCTAGAGGAATTCGAAACTCTATTACGTAGAATGTGGTTCGGATCAGTACAAGAATCGAATACAGCCTCTAAGTTGACTTGGAGGGGGAAAAAGAATGGATAA
- a CDS encoding CdaR family protein, with amino-acid sequence MDKMMDSPWVLRIIALFLACLLFFSVRTELSSTNKTITNEQVEVIRDVPVDVYYDDESLIVTGIPKTVNVTIKGPMPLVIQTKAIKDFSIFVDLNHLLIGEHNVELQYENISDKLQVTLDPATINVNIEEKVTQEFRVDPEMNNRLIDEGYILKGMTANPATVFVTGAKSAIESISYVKATVTGEQGLNQPFSQEAAVKVLDRDLNKLDVTIEPDSVKVQVDIGEYSKELPVTMNETGKVQDGITINKLLLDTTTLRVYGKKSIIDVLAEILVDVDLSKITESKTYEFDVKLPEGVTKVSEPKIKVKADITKVEEETTTTPNLNPNPNPNPNPNPNPEETEPDTITEDIDS; translated from the coding sequence ATGGATAAAATGATGGATAGCCCTTGGGTATTACGGATCATCGCACTTTTTCTAGCCTGTTTACTGTTTTTCTCCGTTCGTACTGAGTTATCTTCAACAAATAAAACGATAACGAATGAACAGGTGGAAGTGATTCGTGATGTACCTGTAGATGTTTATTATGATGATGAAAGCCTAATTGTGACGGGTATACCAAAAACGGTTAATGTCACAATTAAGGGTCCAATGCCACTTGTCATACAAACAAAAGCAATAAAGGATTTCTCAATTTTTGTAGACTTAAACCACTTACTAATAGGTGAGCATAATGTAGAGCTGCAATACGAAAATATCTCTGATAAGCTGCAAGTTACATTAGACCCGGCGACAATCAATGTGAATATAGAGGAAAAAGTCACGCAGGAATTCCGTGTGGATCCGGAGATGAACAACCGTTTAATTGATGAAGGCTATATATTAAAGGGCATGACAGCAAACCCAGCAACAGTATTTGTCACAGGGGCAAAAAGTGCCATTGAGAGCATCAGCTATGTAAAAGCGACAGTAACTGGTGAGCAGGGCTTAAATCAACCTTTCTCACAAGAAGCGGCAGTGAAAGTATTGGATCGAGATTTAAATAAATTAGACGTGACTATTGAACCGGACAGCGTTAAGGTACAAGTGGATATTGGAGAATACAGCAAGGAACTACCTGTTACGATGAATGAAACAGGTAAAGTACAGGATGGTATAACAATCAATAAATTATTGCTGGATACGACAACGTTGAGAGTATATGGTAAAAAATCGATTATTGATGTCTTGGCTGAAATATTGGTAGATGTCGATCTGTCAAAAATTACTGAATCAAAAACATATGAATTTGATGTGAAATTACCAGAAGGTGTGACAAAGGTATCTGAACCAAAAATAAAAGTTAAAGCAGATATTACGAAGGTGGAAGAGGAAACTACTACTACTCCAAATCTAAATCCTAATCCTAATCCTAATCCTAATCCTAATCCTAATCCTGAAGAAACTGAACCTGATACAATTACAGAAGATATTGATTCTTAA
- the glmM gene encoding phosphoglucosamine mutase has translation MGKYFGTDGVRGVANSELTPEFAFKLGRVGGYVLTKDATERPKVLIGRDTRISGEMLEGALVAGLLSIGVEVMRLGVISTPGVAYLTRIMSADAGVMISASHNPVADNGIKFFGPDGFKLTDAQEAEIEAILDAEVDTLPRPIGADLGSVSDYFEGGQKYIQYLKQTVDEEFDGIHVALDCAHGATSSLATHLFADLEADISTMGASPTGLNINEGVGSTHPEGLATFVAEKGADVGLAFDGDGDRLIAVDENGKVVDGDQIMFIIGKHLNAVGRLKKQTIVSTVMSNMGFYKAVGENSMQSVQTAVGDRYVVEEMRANDYNLGGEQSGHIVFLDFNTTGDGLLTGIQLVNIMKATGKKLSELASEMTIFPQRLVNVRVTDKHAVTENAKVATVIAEVEAEMAGNGRILVRPSGTEPLVRVMVEAATEADCQRYVERIADVVRAEMGLTE, from the coding sequence ATGGGTAAATATTTTGGAACAGATGGCGTCCGTGGCGTCGCGAATAGTGAATTAACACCGGAATTTGCATTTAAACTAGGTCGCGTAGGTGGCTATGTTTTAACGAAAGATGCAACGGAACGTCCAAAGGTATTAATTGGTCGTGACACACGTATTTCAGGTGAAATGCTTGAAGGTGCACTTGTCGCTGGTCTTCTTTCGATTGGCGTAGAGGTGATGCGTCTTGGTGTTATTTCAACACCAGGTGTCGCTTATCTTACTCGAATTATGAGTGCAGATGCAGGCGTCATGATTTCAGCTTCACATAACCCAGTTGCCGACAATGGCATAAAATTCTTCGGTCCTGATGGCTTTAAGCTAACAGATGCGCAAGAAGCTGAAATCGAAGCAATTCTTGATGCAGAAGTGGATACATTGCCACGTCCAATCGGGGCAGATTTGGGCTCTGTAAGTGACTACTTCGAAGGTGGGCAAAAATATATTCAATACTTGAAACAAACAGTAGATGAAGAATTCGATGGCATTCATGTGGCATTAGACTGTGCGCATGGTGCAACATCTTCTCTTGCAACCCATTTATTTGCGGATTTAGAAGCAGACATTTCAACAATGGGTGCTTCACCAACGGGCTTAAATATTAATGAAGGCGTTGGCTCAACGCATCCAGAGGGCTTAGCTACATTTGTTGCGGAAAAGGGTGCGGATGTTGGATTAGCCTTTGATGGAGATGGTGACCGTTTAATCGCAGTCGATGAAAACGGGAAAGTCGTGGATGGTGACCAAATTATGTTCATCATCGGTAAACATTTGAATGCTGTAGGTCGCCTGAAAAAGCAAACAATTGTGTCAACGGTTATGAGTAATATGGGCTTCTATAAAGCAGTTGGGGAAAATAGTATGCAAAGTGTACAAACAGCTGTTGGTGATCGCTATGTCGTGGAAGAAATGCGTGCTAATGATTACAACTTAGGTGGCGAACAATCTGGCCATATTGTTTTCTTAGACTTCAATACAACTGGTGATGGCTTGTTAACGGGTATTCAACTCGTGAATATTATGAAGGCTACAGGTAAAAAGCTTTCTGAGCTTGCATCCGAAATGACAATTTTCCCACAACGTTTAGTAAATGTACGTGTAACAGACAAGCATGCTGTAACGGAAAATGCTAAGGTTGCTACCGTTATTGCTGAAGTCGAAGCTGAAATGGCTGGTAATGGTCGAATTTTAGTACGTCCTTCTGGTACAGAACCACTTGTTCGTGTGATGGTGGAAGCTGCTACAGAAGCAGATTGCCAGCGTTATGTAGAGCGCATTGCAGATGTTGTACGAGCTGAAATGGGTTTAACTGAATAA
- a CDS encoding zinc-binding metallopeptidase family protein — translation MCTFENTDRQLIRDLMKRTVEGIAVSFGAEVDFRWFDYLPVVNNASVFADVAKEAVESIGYLAVEAKQSPGGEDFAYYQTLKPGLFV, via the coding sequence GTGTGTACATTTGAAAACACAGATCGCCAGTTAATCCGTGATTTAATGAAGCGTACAGTAGAAGGGATTGCAGTAAGCTTCGGAGCGGAAGTGGATTTTCGATGGTTTGATTATTTACCTGTCGTGAACAATGCAAGTGTTTTTGCAGATGTTGCAAAGGAGGCTGTTGAAAGTATTGGCTATCTAGCAGTAGAGGCTAAACAAAGTCCTGGTGGTGAAGATTTCGCTTATTACCAGACATTAAAACCGGGCCTCTTTGTTTGA
- a CDS encoding type 1 glutamine amidotransferase domain-containing protein — protein sequence MAKIATLITDMFEDSEWTSPKKALEEAGHELTTIDTKAGKVVKGKHGESVTIAKGIDEVKASEFDALFIPGGFSPDILRADDRVVAFVKDFMDAMKPTFAICHGPQLLITAKTLKGRDATGYKSILVDLENAGATVHDEEVFVCQKQLVTSRTPEDLPAFNREIVKLLHEVV from the coding sequence ATGGCTAAGATTGCAACATTAATTACTGATATGTTCGAAGATAGTGAGTGGACAAGCCCCAAAAAGGCATTAGAAGAGGCTGGTCATGAGCTTACAACGATTGACACGAAGGCAGGAAAAGTAGTGAAAGGAAAGCACGGTGAAAGCGTAACGATTGCAAAAGGAATCGATGAAGTCAAGGCTTCTGAGTTCGATGCGTTATTTATTCCAGGTGGATTTTCTCCAGATATACTACGTGCAGATGACCGTGTAGTAGCTTTTGTGAAGGACTTTATGGATGCCATGAAGCCTACCTTTGCGATTTGTCATGGTCCGCAGTTACTTATTACAGCTAAAACATTAAAAGGTAGAGATGCGACAGGTTATAAATCTATTCTCGTTGATCTTGAAAATGCCGGTGCTACGGTGCATGATGAGGAAGTATTTGTCTGCCAAAAGCAACTTGTAACAAGTCGAACACCAGAGGATTTACCAGCTTTTAATCGAGAGATTGTAAAGTTGTTACATGAAGTCGTATAA
- the glmS gene encoding glutamine--fructose-6-phosphate transaminase (isomerizing) — translation MCGIVGYIGEIDAKEILLKGLEKLEYRGYDSAGIAVRNEEGVTIFKEKGRIAELREAVDEDVAAKIGIGHTRWATHGVPNRLNAHPHQSASGRFTLVHNGVIENYHLLQKTYLKGIPMKSDTDTEVIVQLVELFVKDGLETAEAFRKTLSLLHGSYALALLDAEAADTIFVAKNKSPLLVGVGEDFNVVASDAMAMLQVTDQYVELHDKEVVIVHKESVQITKLDGTVVERAPYTAELDMSDIEKGTYPHYMLKEMDEQPTVIRKIIQAYESEAGDLTIDAAILHALQDADRLYIIAAGTSYHAGLIGKQYFEKMAGIPVEVHISSEFGYNMPLLSEKPLFIFITQSGETADSRQVLVKIKELGYPTLTITNVPGSTLSREADHTLLLHAGPEIAVASTKAYVAQVAVLAVAAYVTAKANGQGLEFDLKQELAIAANGIQTIIDSKDVLEDIAEDYLKIARNAFFIGRNIDFCVSLEGALKLKEISYIQAEGFAGGELKHGTIALIEEGTPVFALVTQEAVSLNIRGNVKEVAARGAYPCIIAMAGVDEDGDRLVIPPVNELLTPLVSVVPLQLISYYAALHRRCDVDKPRNLAKSVTVE, via the coding sequence ATGTGTGGAATTGTAGGATATATTGGTGAAATAGATGCAAAGGAAATCTTATTAAAAGGTTTAGAGAAACTAGAATATCGTGGTTATGACTCAGCAGGTATTGCTGTACGCAATGAAGAGGGCGTTACAATCTTCAAGGAAAAAGGACGGATTGCAGAATTACGTGAAGCAGTGGACGAGGATGTAGCAGCGAAAATCGGTATTGGTCATACTCGTTGGGCAACACATGGTGTACCTAACCGTTTAAATGCCCACCCTCATCAAAGTGCATCAGGTCGCTTTACGCTTGTGCATAACGGCGTAATTGAAAACTATCATTTATTACAAAAGACATATTTGAAAGGTATTCCGATGAAATCTGATACAGATACAGAGGTTATCGTACAATTAGTCGAGTTATTTGTGAAAGATGGACTGGAAACAGCTGAAGCATTCCGTAAAACATTATCTCTATTACATGGCTCTTACGCACTCGCGCTACTAGATGCAGAGGCGGCTGACACAATTTTTGTAGCGAAAAACAAATCACCACTTCTTGTAGGTGTGGGCGAGGACTTCAATGTGGTTGCATCAGATGCAATGGCGATGCTACAAGTCACGGATCAGTACGTAGAATTACACGATAAAGAAGTCGTGATTGTACACAAAGAAAGCGTTCAAATTACGAAACTAGATGGTACTGTAGTAGAGCGTGCGCCATATACAGCAGAGCTTGATATGAGCGATATTGAAAAAGGTACGTACCCTCACTACATGTTAAAAGAAATGGATGAGCAACCAACTGTTATCCGTAAAATTATTCAAGCATATGAAAGTGAAGCTGGCGACTTAACAATTGATGCAGCTATTTTACATGCATTACAAGACGCGGATCGCTTATATATTATTGCAGCCGGCACCAGTTACCATGCAGGTTTAATCGGTAAACAATACTTCGAAAAAATGGCAGGTATCCCAGTAGAAGTTCATATTTCAAGTGAATTTGGCTACAATATGCCATTACTTTCTGAAAAACCATTGTTTATCTTCATTACCCAATCAGGTGAAACAGCTGACAGCCGTCAAGTGCTTGTGAAAATTAAAGAGCTTGGCTACCCGACGTTAACAATTACAAACGTACCAGGCTCAACATTGTCACGTGAAGCCGACCATACTTTGTTACTACACGCAGGCCCAGAAATAGCAGTAGCTTCAACAAAAGCGTACGTAGCACAAGTAGCTGTACTTGCAGTAGCAGCATATGTAACTGCGAAGGCGAATGGCCAAGGATTAGAATTTGATTTAAAACAAGAGCTGGCGATTGCTGCAAACGGTATCCAAACAATTATTGATTCAAAAGATGTACTAGAGGATATTGCGGAAGATTACTTAAAAATTGCACGTAATGCTTTCTTCATCGGCCGTAACATAGACTTCTGTGTTAGTCTTGAAGGTGCATTGAAATTAAAAGAAATCTCCTATATCCAAGCGGAAGGTTTTGCAGGTGGCGAGCTAAAACACGGTACGATTGCTTTGATTGAAGAAGGTACGCCAGTGTTTGCTCTTGTAACGCAAGAAGCGGTATCGCTAAACATTCGTGGGAATGTCAAAGAGGTAGCCGCACGTGGCGCATATCCATGTATTATTGCAATGGCAGGGGTAGACGAAGATGGTGACCGTTTAGTAATTCCACCAGTAAATGAATTATTAACACCGCTTGTATCTGTAGTGCCATTACAATTAATTAGCTATTACGCAGCTTTACACCGTCGCTGTGACGTTGATAAACCACGTAACTTAGCTAAATCGGTGACTGTGGAATAA
- a CDS encoding 6-bladed beta-propeller, with product MKALAQWGTRGNADGQFLNPSGIAITNNGILYVGDRDNRRIQHFDINGNFLGKWGSAGTGDGQFNQPYGIAVDEWGHVYVTDSELHRVQKFDADGTFLSQWGNQGTGDGQFRYPFSITVDSTNGHIYIPDAQNNRIQKFNLDGSYVSQWGSAWSGDGQFNFPNGIAIDSNGSVYVTEANNHQVQKFDSDGHFLNRWSGSITATGIVLSSKTGQLIVGGKQSFQLTENFSNGTSQDQTANTTFTVSDPSIASIQNNELTAISPGTVTVTATYGSTSDRATITVSTPPVTTTGIVLSPKTGQLTIGGTLDFQLVEKLSDGTSQDRTAYTTFSVSNPTIATIYWIMSKR from the coding sequence ATAAAAGCTCTCGCGCAATGGGGGACAAGGGGCAATGCAGATGGTCAGTTTTTAAATCCTTCAGGAATCGCGATCACTAATAACGGTATCCTGTATGTGGGCGATCGTGATAATCGTCGAATTCAACATTTTGATATCAACGGAAACTTTCTAGGCAAATGGGGGAGCGCAGGCACTGGAGACGGGCAGTTTAATCAGCCCTACGGTATTGCAGTTGATGAATGGGGTCACGTCTATGTAACGGATAGTGAATTGCACCGGGTCCAAAAATTTGATGCAGATGGTACTTTCTTAAGCCAATGGGGAAATCAAGGCACTGGTGATGGTCAGTTTCGGTATCCTTTTAGTATTACGGTAGACAGCACAAACGGCCATATCTACATCCCTGATGCTCAGAACAATCGAATTCAAAAGTTTAATCTAGATGGGAGCTATGTGAGTCAATGGGGGAGCGCGTGGAGTGGAGATGGACAATTCAACTTCCCAAACGGTATAGCGATTGACAGTAACGGTAGCGTCTATGTAACGGAAGCCAATAATCATCAAGTCCAAAAGTTCGATAGCGATGGCCATTTCCTGAACAGGTGGTCCGGCTCGATTACCGCTACAGGTATTGTTCTTTCATCAAAAACGGGGCAGTTGATTGTAGGAGGAAAGCAAAGTTTCCAACTGACAGAGAACTTCTCAAATGGAACGAGTCAAGACCAAACGGCAAACACAACGTTTACGGTAAGTGATCCTTCCATCGCCTCGATTCAGAACAACGAATTAACAGCGATCTCGCCAGGAACAGTGACTGTAACGGCAACCTATGGCAGTACGTCAGATAGGGCGACGATTACGGTGAGTACACCACCTGTCACAACGACTGGCATTGTTCTATCACCAAAAACAGGACAATTAACAATAGGAGGCACACTAGACTTCCAACTAGTAGAAAAACTATCAGATGGTACAAGTCAGGACCGAACAGCCTATACAACCTTTTCGGTAAGCAATCCAACCATCGCCACGATTTATTGGATCATGTCCAAGCGTTAG